A part of Methanohalobium evestigatum Z-7303 genomic DNA contains:
- the fhcD gene encoding formylmethanofuran--tetrahydromethanopterin N-formyltransferase — protein sequence MEVNGVEVEETFAEAFPIKVSRILITAATKYWAKVAAQEATGFGTSVIMCPAEAGIERFANWNETPDGRPGYYIQICNFSYKDLEDQVLKRLGQCVLTAPTTAVFNGLLEAKKQFDTGYKLKFFGDGMESETQILDRKMYSIPIMEGDFLIEESIGAVEGVAGGNFFIFGDSQMSALNAAQSAVEAINKVEGTITPFPGGIVASGSKPGANKYTFLKATANEKYCPSIKDKVEGSMIPKDVNAVYEIVINGLDTDVVSEAIETGVKAAVTLPGIKKISAGNYGGNLGPHQFYLKEILK from the coding sequence ATGGAAGTTAATGGAGTAGAAGTAGAAGAAACATTCGCAGAAGCGTTTCCTATAAAAGTTAGTAGAATATTGATAACAGCCGCAACTAAATACTGGGCAAAGGTTGCTGCACAGGAAGCTACAGGATTTGGGACATCGGTTATCATGTGTCCTGCAGAGGCAGGAATTGAAAGGTTTGCAAACTGGAACGAAACACCTGACGGCAGACCAGGATATTATATCCAGATATGCAATTTCAGTTATAAAGACTTAGAAGATCAGGTACTCAAGCGTCTCGGACAATGTGTTCTGACTGCACCCACAACAGCGGTTTTTAATGGTCTCCTTGAAGCTAAAAAACAATTCGACACCGGTTACAAACTCAAGTTCTTTGGGGATGGAATGGAATCCGAAACCCAGATACTTGATAGAAAGATGTACAGCATACCTATAATGGAGGGCGATTTCCTTATAGAAGAGTCCATAGGAGCAGTTGAAGGTGTAGCGGGTGGTAATTTCTTCATATTTGGAGATTCACAGATGTCTGCACTTAATGCAGCACAATCTGCAGTTGAAGCAATAAATAAAGTAGAAGGAACAATCACACCATTCCCTGGCGGTATAGTTGCAAGCGGTTCCAAACCCGGTGCAAACAAATACACATTCCTGAAAGCAACTGCCAATGAAAAATACTGCCCGTCAATCAAAGATAAAGTAGAAGGCAGCATGATACCTAAAGATGTCAATGCTGTGTACGAAATTGTGATTAATGGACTGGATACTGATGTGGTCAGTGAGGCCATAGAAACAGGTGTTAAAGCGGCAGTAACATTACCGGGAATTAAGAAAATCAGTGCTGGAAACTACGGTGGAAACCTCGGACCTCACCAGTTCTACCTGAAAGAAATCTTAAAATAA
- a CDS encoding heavy metal translocating P-type ATPase: protein MNNENMHHGSHQDHHAMMMEDFKKRFIISTILTIPIFLLSPLIQQFLGISIGFTGDQYLLFVLSTVVFFYGGYPFLKGIADELNKKEPGMMTLIAVAITVAYAYSSAVVFGLEGKFFFWELASLIDVMLLGHWIEMKSVLSASRSMEELVKLMPSEAHRVKSDGDLEDVSLTEIQEGDIVLVKPGEKIPADGDIVEGESSLDESMLTGESRPVSKSVGDEVIGGSINGEASLKVEVKKTGEDSFLSQLINLVQEAQGSKSRTQNLANRAALWLTIIALSGGAITFALWTIVMNTDLAFSLERSVTVMVITCPHALGLAIPLVVAISSTLGAKNGLLIRDRSAFENARNINSILFDKTGTLTKGEFGVTDTIPFTNDLDENQILKYAASLESNSEHPIAKGIVSSSNEHFYVENFQSIPGKGAEGTVESRNVKVVSPGYLDENGISIPENKHIDKLRTQGKTVVYVLLDDELTGAIALADIIRPESKEAVSKLKSMGVRCMMLTGDNEQVARWVANEVGLDEYFSEVLPQDKSKKVKEIQSRGYIVAMTGDGVNDAPALAQADVGIAIGAGTDVAVETADIILVKSNPMDAVSILGLSRATYKKMIQNLFWATGYNAAAIPLAAGILYNQGILLSPAAGAILMSLSTVIVAVNARFLSFKS, encoded by the coding sequence ATGAACAATGAAAATATGCATCATGGGAGTCATCAGGATCATCATGCAATGATGATGGAGGATTTTAAAAAAAGGTTTATCATTTCCACCATCCTTACAATCCCCATTTTTTTGTTATCTCCTTTAATCCAGCAATTTCTGGGTATTAGTATAGGGTTTACAGGTGACCAGTACCTGCTCTTTGTTCTGTCGACTGTGGTATTCTTTTACGGTGGTTACCCGTTTTTAAAAGGGATTGCAGATGAACTGAATAAAAAAGAGCCCGGGATGATGACGCTGATAGCGGTGGCTATAACGGTTGCTTATGCCTACAGTAGTGCAGTGGTTTTTGGACTGGAAGGCAAGTTCTTTTTCTGGGAACTGGCATCACTTATAGATGTAATGCTTTTGGGTCACTGGATAGAAATGAAATCTGTTCTCAGTGCATCCCGTTCAATGGAAGAACTGGTCAAATTGATGCCTTCTGAAGCTCACAGAGTCAAATCAGATGGTGATTTGGAAGATGTATCATTAACAGAGATTCAGGAAGGAGATATAGTACTTGTAAAACCGGGTGAAAAAATACCTGCTGATGGAGATATAGTAGAAGGTGAATCCTCTCTTGATGAATCCATGCTCACTGGAGAGTCCAGACCCGTTTCAAAAAGTGTAGGTGATGAGGTAATAGGTGGTTCTATAAATGGGGAAGCTTCACTTAAAGTGGAGGTTAAAAAGACAGGAGAAGATTCTTTCCTTTCACAGTTGATAAACCTTGTACAGGAAGCCCAGGGAAGCAAATCCAGGACCCAGAATCTTGCAAACCGGGCTGCACTCTGGTTGACAATAATAGCACTCAGTGGAGGGGCTATAACTTTTGCGTTATGGACCATTGTAATGAATACAGACCTTGCCTTTTCACTTGAACGTTCGGTTACTGTAATGGTAATAACCTGTCCTCATGCACTGGGACTTGCTATTCCACTGGTAGTGGCTATTTCATCCACACTTGGTGCAAAAAACGGACTATTAATAAGAGACCGTTCCGCCTTTGAAAATGCACGTAACATCAATTCCATTCTTTTTGATAAAACAGGAACTCTTACAAAGGGTGAATTCGGAGTTACTGATACAATACCTTTTACAAATGATTTGGATGAAAATCAGATTCTTAAATACGCCGCTTCATTGGAATCCAATTCAGAACATCCGATAGCAAAAGGTATAGTATCATCATCTAATGAGCATTTTTATGTAGAAAACTTCCAATCAATACCAGGTAAAGGTGCTGAAGGTACAGTTGAAAGCAGAAATGTTAAAGTTGTAAGCCCGGGTTACCTGGATGAGAACGGTATATCTATTCCTGAAAATAAACATATAGATAAATTGAGAACTCAGGGTAAAACAGTGGTATATGTCCTGCTGGACGATGAATTAACAGGTGCTATAGCTCTTGCCGATATTATCAGACCGGAATCAAAAGAAGCGGTTTCAAAACTTAAAAGCATGGGTGTCAGGTGCATGATGCTCACCGGTGATAATGAACAGGTCGCCAGATGGGTGGCTAATGAAGTGGGTCTTGATGAATATTTTTCTGAAGTACTTCCACAGGACAAGTCAAAAAAGGTCAAGGAAATCCAGTCCAGAGGATATATTGTAGCCATGACGGGTGATGGTGTTAATGATGCTCCTGCGCTTGCACAGGCTGATGTGGGGATTGCCATAGGTGCAGGTACAGATGTAGCCGTTGAAACCGCAGATATCATCCTTGTAAAAAGCAATCCAATGGATGCGGTGTCTATACTGGGATTGTCCAGAGCTACGTACAAAAAAATGATACAGAACCTGTTCTGGGCGACAGGATACAACGCAGCTGCAATCCCTCTTGCAGCAGGCATATTGTACAATCAGGGAATTCTGCTGTCTCCTGCTGCTGGTGCAATCCTTATGTCGCTTAGCACTGTTATTGTAGCGGTAAATGCAAGATTTTTATCTTTTAAATCCTGA